A part of Clarias gariepinus isolate MV-2021 ecotype Netherlands chromosome 14, CGAR_prim_01v2, whole genome shotgun sequence genomic DNA contains:
- the cdk5r1b gene encoding cyclin-dependent kinase 5 activator 1b: MGTVLSLSPSYRKAALFEDGPATVGPYTAVQNSKNAKDKNLKRHSLINVLPWKRIVAVSTKKKGSKKVQPNTTYQNNVTHLNNENLKKSQSCANLSTFTQEQSSPSNQGSKSSNNVVSSLKKAPVSNSSVAPGTPKRVIVQASTSELLRCLGEFLCRRCYRLKHLSPTDPVLWLRSVDRSLLLQGWQDQGFITPANVVFVYMLCRDVVSSELATEHELQAVLLTCLYLSYSYMGNEISYPLKPFLVESSKETFWDRCLSIINLMSAKMLQINSDPHYFTQVFADLKNESQKEEERSRLLIGLDR, translated from the coding sequence ATGGGAACCGTCCTGTCGCTGTCTCCCAGCTATCGGAAGGCTGCCCTGTTTGAGGATGGCCCAGCCACAGTTGGTCCATACACTGCGGTTCAAAATAGCAAGAATGCCAAAGACAAGAATTTGAAGCGTCACTCACTCATAAATGTGTTACCGTGGAAGCGGATAGTAGCTGTTTCAACCAAGAAAAAGGGTTCTAAGAAGGTGCAACCCAACACAACATACCAGAACAATGTCACCCATCTGAACAATGAGAACCTAAAGAAGTCACAATCCTGTGCCAACCTTTCCACATTCACTCAGGAGCAGTCAAGCCCATCCAACCAAGGCTCTAAAAGCTCAAACAATGTGGTCTCATCTCTCAAGAAAGCACCTGTGTCCAACTCTAGTGTGGCTCCTGGTACACCCAAGAGGGTGATCGTTCAGGCCTCGACCAGCGAGCTGCTGCGCTGCCTTGGTGAATTCCTTTGTCGAAGATGCTACCGCCTCAAGCACCTTTCTCCTACTGACCCAGTGTTATGGTTGCGCAGTGTGGACCGTTCCCTGCTGCTGCAAGGCTGGCAGGACCAAGGTTTCATCACCCCAGCTAATGTTGTCTTTGTTTACATGCTCTGTCGAGATGTGGTCTCTTCAGAACTAGCCACAGAACACGAGCTGCAGGCAGTGCTTCTTACCTGTCTTTACTTGTCCTACTCCTACATGGGCAACGAAATCTCTTATCCTCTCAAGCCATTCCTGGTGGAAAGCTCGAAGGAGACCTTCTGGGACCGCTGCCTGTCCATAATCAACCTGATGAGTGCCAAGATGCTGCAGATCAACTCAGACCCACACTACTTCACCCAGGTGTTTGCAGACCTCAAGAACGAAAGCCAGAAGGAAGAGGAGAGGAGCCGTTTACTCATTGGGCTTGACCGGTGA